In a single window of the Balaenoptera acutorostrata chromosome 3, mBalAcu1.1, whole genome shotgun sequence genome:
- the LOC103018829 gene encoding LOW QUALITY PROTEIN: myeloid-associated differentiation marker-like (The sequence of the model RefSeq protein was modified relative to this genomic sequence to represent the inferred CDS: deleted 1 base in 1 codon), whose amino-acid sequence MSTTTPSESPSSSLGSPFWILRLFRFLQLLSTCVAFSLVARVGTWSEAISNWYLFIWCFCFVLTLIILIVELCGLQSCFPLCWYNFSINHACHATLFCLSASIVFAITYVQFLPQGPTRDHAIAATAFSCIAAVAYATEVVWTWACYLPGELTSLMGTMHSLLKLLQNFVASVIFAFICSPHLCQPQPALVWCVAVYPICFLLGTIALLLGLVDCDNRQPIFCIFLLGLSLLSVLLYASALVLWPLYQFSKKFDGQPQWSSDVSCSDELPSTMCIYNQQLAVAILTASNLLTYVADTAYWARLVFVGTEDHPRGSQFPLFSEFFCPLAATGDGRVEAGSVTGVHLAVLSP is encoded by the exons ATGTCCACTACCACGCCCTCCGAATCACCGTCCTCCAGTCTGGGCTCCCCGTTTTGGATCCTGAGACTCTTCCGCTTCCTGCAGCTGCTCTCCACCTGTGTGGCCTTCTCCCTGGTGGCCCGCGTGGGCACCTGGAGCGAGGCCATAAGTAATTGGTACCTGTTCATCTGGTGCTTCTGCTTCGTCCTGACCCTCATCATCCTCATAGTTGAGTTATGTGGGCTCCAGTCCTGCTTCCCCCTCTGCTGGTACAACTTTTCCATCAACCATGCCTGCCACGCCACCCTCTTCTGCCTCTCGGCCTCCATCGTCTTTGCCATCACCTACGTCCAGTTCTTGCCTCAGGGCCCCACCCGGGACCACGCCATCGCTGCCACCGCATTCTCCTGCATCGCTGCTGTGGCTTATGCCACCGAAGTGGTCTGGACCTGGGCCTGTTACCTGCCAGGTGAGCTCACCAGTTTAATGGGTACCATGCATAGCCTGCTCAAGCTTCTGCAGAATTTCGTGGCCAGTGTCATCTTCGCCTTCATCTGCAGCCCCCACCTGTGCCAGCCCCAGCCGGCCCTGGTGTGGTGCGTGGCCGTGTACCCCATCTGCTTCCTCCTGGGGACCATAGCCCTCCTGCTGGGCTTGGTTGACTGCGACAATAGGCAGCCCATCTTCTGCATTTTCCTGTTGGGGCTGAGTCTGCTCTCCGTCCTCCTCTACGCCAGTGCCCTGGTCCTCTGGCCGCTGTACCAGTTCAGCAAGAAGTTCGATGGCCAGCCCCAGTGGTCCAGCGATGTGAGCTGCAGTGATGAGCTCCCCTCCACGATGTGCATCTACAACCAACAACTGGCTGTGGCCATCCTGACAGCCAGCAACCTCCTGACTTATGTGGCCGACACAGCGTACTGGGCCCGCCTCGTTTTTGTC GGCACTGAGGATCATCCCAGGGGCTCCCAATTCCCACTTTTCTCTGAGTTCTTCTGTCCCCTG